CAGCTGCTGTCACTGACTGATATATTGCTgtttcagctcagcagcacctAAATGATGTACCATTGTTCTATTTTATCGCAAAAGTGATGATGAAGAAAGTTGCTCTTGCCTGAAGAGTTTATAGTCCTGAAGCAAAACTATTTAATGATTGTGTAAATGGAGTGTGTCCCTTACAAAAACCCCTTTGCAGTTTGTGTTACTCTGCAGTGTCCCATGGATGTCTTGTGCTCATTAAAGTTTCTCTGATGTAAGGACAATCTACAGAGCTACTCTGTTTACAGTTATTTCTCTGggtacagtatttttttatttttatttctgaaagaactgGAAGTGTATAGATTTGGTAGAATTTGGATAGAACACATAATATGTGCCAATCTGAGCCTGAAATTATGCACACCTGTATtagagttgttgtttttttttttaaggaaagtaaaaaaatagattaaaagcaaaaaaaaaaaaaaaaaggaaagaaagaaaacccacagGTGGTTTGTTTGAAGAGAacctggatggggctggggcaggcccTGTGCTTCCAATCTACTGGGAATCTAGCATGAAGTCTTCTTACTGGCTTGGAGGTGCCAAATTCATGAAGCTATAGATCAGTCTGGAAACTTCTGTTCCAGGTTTCTGAGCAGTGTTTGTGTTAGGTTTCTGCACAAGACGTTGAGGAGGGGTAGTGAAAGCACACCTAATGGATTGGCTGTCTTGGAAAAGCTCTTCATCTTCACAGCAGTGTTGAAAGTGCACACCCAGTGTGCAGTGCATCCTCAGCCCTTCCTGACCTCATGGCAAGAGGCCTTTGTCTCAGAGAAAGTGGCCTTACAGATGAAGATAGGCATAGGTCTATGATATTACATTATAAAAAAATTGACAGTTGCTTTGCAACTCTTGAAAGggaattctgtatttttatgtatttcccAGTGAGACAAATATGAAGCAATCAGATTTCAATCAAGAAATCTTGATTGAAAGTTGATggacttcttttcttctgtggcttTACCAGGTTGTGAGCATCTGAATCAGAGTcactgggaggaggaggggagctgAAATCTGCTGagcatttgttgttgttgttggagaGGTAGAAATGAGAATATTGATGTGGAACTCAGAGCTGCCTGAGAGGATGACAAATGTTATGCAATGAGTGAGAAGTTACAGGACAGAGCTTTGTTAGAGATGTGTAGGTTATTAGTTGAAAATTAAGGACCCTGATGTTCTCTATCACAGATATGTATTTCCCTGATAGGAGTCAAGCCCCAGGCTGTTCTGTAATTCAATTGCTTTGCAGCAAACCAGCTGAAAATCAATGAGTCTTCCTATAATTAATCATTGTTTCTACTTTATTaacaatgtatttaaaattcaaaataacagaccaatattttgaaagcagtaTTACTTCTCATTCTCTACAAGGAAAAACATTGCATaaataatttctgagaaaaaataaatacgtaATTCACTCTGTGAAACAATAGCTTTTCTCTCTAGATTCTGGTCCCACATAAAATTATTGCAAAAATCTATCAACATTGCAAATTTCCATAGTTTATATGATTTCAGCATATATTCTACATAGAAAATAACAACAGTGAAGAACTGTCTTTATCCCAAATTGTGTTCATCTGATACTAGGCCTAGCACTACTACAGGATATATACAGCACGAGACTATTCACTTCCCAATAATATTCTTTAAcgtaaaacacaaacattagtCTGAAATTTGAGAAGCTAAGTAAAGTTGCTGTCAAACTAAAGACTTACCAAAGCCGCACATACCAAAGACTTTTCTAGAGGAATTCACAACTTTTGAATTAGCAGAGGCTCACTTTTCGTGCAGAACCTTACTCCCAGAACTTGGCTTGCACGGTCTTAGCGCTACAAAGTGTGTGGCCAGATAATTCAAACTCTACAgaatagaaaatgtaaattgaGATATCTAAGTTGACACTAAAGTCAATTGTGTGCTAGGAAATAAGGAATAATCAGCATCTCTTTATGTTAAATTACGCACAGCATTAGCTGTTTACAGGACAAACATCAGTGAGGTTATCTGGTTTGAGAGAAGCATCCATTTCATAAAACTGCTTCGCTTAGTAAAATTTGTGTAATTGTTCCTAAAACAAATCCTTGCCCCTAAAACAAATAAGATGGCTTAGTTGTCAAATCTCAGTTTTGAATCTGTTGACCCTAGAGTATTCTAATCAAAAGTGTGAAATAGAATTGTCACGCTTTCGTTTTGAGAAAACAAGTGTTGTATTTTGGTTTTCCTCCCTAGAGGAAGCAACTGGGGCATGAGGACACCTGGCAGGCTGTTCACTTTCCAACAGCCAGAGTTGAGTCACTTTCACCGATAACTTTCTGCAGCAAATTTGGAGCGTGGTGCCTCCCCCGGTGCTCCCCCCGCCTCATGCTTGTCCTGCATCGTGGCACTTGGAAAAGTGGGAAAGGGATCGCGGTGCTCCCTTCACCTACAGGGAGCCGAACGACCCCTAACAAAGTGTGATAGTGATTGTCACCGTAACAGCTttgccctcctctgcctccctaCGTGTACAAGCCGCGAGGCCTCATGCGAATCTCCCAGGTGTACCTCTCCTCTCAGACTGAATTTAGGAGTTGCTACCACCAGCTCGGTTTATCTCATTCTCTTAGCAGACCATAACTGCTGTAATCTGACAGATTTTGACTATGTGAGCCTTTGACCCAGCTTAGCAGAAGGAATTGGAACCCACTGCAGTCAGAACCTCATTCTGCGGCCTGTAAGTGCCGGTTGACGTTTTGTAAAATatccagagctgctgggctgtcCCACTTGGAGCGACCTTCTAGTAAGCGTTTTCTAGCTCGTGCTGGTTCGACTtgctgctcctggctctggACAGACGGGGCTTCTTGTTCTTCTGCGGCCTGGCGGTCTCCTTTCCAAAGTCCTTCAGCTCAGACTGGTTGTGGTAGCGAGTGTAGCGCTTGCACTTGCAGGCCGTGACAGCTCGGAATTTGTAAGTCCGAGTCTCTTCCTCGGGACAAGCCATCTGGATGCGCTGCGTGCGGGTGTGAGCAGGGATGCAGCGGTAATCCAGGGCGTTCTGCCGCCACCACTTCCCCCGGCCGATGGAgttggggaggaggtgggaagggacgCACTGGCCCGAGCACACCAGCTCCTTGACGGGCTTGATGCTGCGGCACGGCCCCTCCGTCAGGTAGCGGGTGGTTcgcatttctctgcagctgaagtCGGAAGCATCTGCAAATGAGAAGCCTGTTAACGTCTGGCTACTTTCTTCCCCATCCCCGAGAAATCAGCCTTCTTGGTTCTGCAGCGCCTAGCTCGGAGCTAGGTGCCAGCGGGACATCCCCAGTGATGGatctggggagggggcagcccaAAGACCCACTCGGGACGTctggctgctccagctgtgACCCTGGAATCACCAACTACAGGTTGACAAACGCGATCCTGCCCTTGCCACCAGGCAAGCTCCGTGCCAGGCCATGCCGGTGGGCAGCAGACCTTCTGAGTGCAACCCCAGCGGCAGGGGTCACTCTGAGGGGAATTCTGTTGGGATTCTGCTGGCTTCGTTTACCAACAGGCAAAACCTTCCCCTACAGCTCCTCACGTGAGGCCTACAGCACCATATGAGGTCACTTTATTGACCTCAGAGGTTCACTCCTGATTTAAACTCTTCTGCAACAAGGAAAGTGCTCCGGAAGTGAGTTTTAGTTAGCGTAACATGTTCCAGGtgagggaaagcagcagataACAGCAGTGCTATGGGATTCCCACTCTTCAGGCattatgttttcaaagtttACTGCTCTCTAATAAGCCCACAACCCACATAATTTCCTTCAGACAGCTAGAGGCATCTCCTGGCTGATTAGGAGCTTTATGGTGGTTActcctcctccctctttttttttttccttaatggaTAACTATTGGCAAATGAAAcattaggaaataaatataaaatttttagCATGCaggattaagaaaaaatttttttattgtatgGCCCTTTTCCAGAGGGGTCTCTTTTGCCAGCTGGGATGCTTTGCCTCTTGACATGTTTGCAAGAcacagaatttgatttttgaagGTGTTTATCAAAGAACTTCATCTAGATAAACACACGGTGATGTTCTTCTGTTGGTGAAAAGGATGGTTTTAAGTCCGGAACACTGCTTGGGATGGAAATCATCAAGGTCAGCTTACAAATGGAAGGCTGTGTCTGTTAGTCCCAGTCTCTTTGCTGTGCACAAGatatttcccccctcccttgTGCCTCCAAAGAGAATTCTGACCCTGACTCGTGAGCAGCAGACCGGTATTTATacagatgttttcattcttgtttgtcccatggaaagcagaaacatgtttttagTGTTCAGGTTTATATTCATCAAAGTACAGCGTGCAAGACttgatgttttaaaagttttaaggaCTGcgttaatgaaatgaaatggtcCATGTCTGAATCAGGTGCCTTGTACTGTCATAGCACATAGGCAGATATAGTTAAATATAAGGGTATTTATTTGCCTCAGCTGTAGaggtttcttttctgtgcatATACCTCCTATCTTGTATGTGCATGGGTTCCACAAGCTGCAAAATCATTCACGGTGTTCTGCAACCTTGTGTGTCCCTGGAAGGTCTGGCTGCTTTGGGGTCATTGTTTTGATTTCTTGTGTTAAAGACGTTAAAGTAAGCATGTGAGACCATTGCATATCCTGAATAATGTCCAATCcccttttcttgctcttttccaCCTGAAAACCCATGCACATTTCAGTGGCACAGATTCCCCCAGTTGCTGCCAGAGTGGTCAGAGGCTGGAGAATGAAGGTTTTCAGATGGCACTACCAAACCGACCTGCCTTGACCTGGCAGTTGGTAGGAAGCAGAGTGCTCCCCTGTTGGGGATTTCAGACCTTTATGAAGTGGCACTCTCAGAAagattacttctttttttctttttttttttcccttttaaattaGTGCTATGCTTTAAACACCCTAACTGACAGCTGGAGCAGAAAATGACAATTCCCTTCCAACtgtcctcaaaaaaaaaaaaaaagaaagaaaaaaaaagctagctcAGATCCGCAATGCACAGTAGTGCAAACCATATGTTTGATGAGCTGCTATGTGCATTTGGCAGCCAAATGTGTTGGTCTGAAGGACCAAGCTTGCCCAGTTTGCCAGGAAGACTCTCTTTCCAACCACCTGTCTGTTTGGTGCTAACTCCCTGCCTTCTAGCCCTCCTCACAAAGCTGGTGTTCTGCACCATTGCTAATGTCAGACATTTGCCCAAATGCAGTACCAGCTTATCTATGAAGTGTGTTGGTGCCCTCAAAGTAGCCAAATCGTTCCCAAGATTGCACACCTCTGCAAACCAGGATCCCCTCCAATTCATTTGGGCATGAATTCCCACTGGGAGTGCTTTAACTCTTTTTTGGCTACTGGAATGTGGCTGAAAATCTGGCCGTTAGCAAAGGGCAGCAAGCAGCACACCTCTCAACTGGCTGAGAGCAACCTCCCCATGCCTCTTCTGCTGTGTGATCTCCAACATCCCTAGTCTGAATCTTCCTCAACACTTAGAAACCATAGCATTATTTTCACCTCCTACTTAAATCCCTAAATAAATGACAACAATCTGATAACAAGTATACTCTTACAACTGCCTGCTAGGGTCCAAAACAGTaatataatgttatttttcttaccaTTAGGGTCTGGAGCTTGTTGTACGTGTCTTCCCCCATGCTTTGCCTGGTTCAttgtgttgttgttgctgtaaGCCTGCTCCATCGGTGTTTCTGTATTTTCGGTGATCTCAGGAATGATTTCTGTAGcatcatttttaaacacttgcCACCCTTCCACGGATCGAAATGCAATTTGGATTAGGACGCAGACAGAGCACACTGCCCAAGAGATCTGCATGGTGGCAGCCCACAGATCAGCTTTTCAGCACCCTGACAGCCTCAGTTCCCAGCAAAGGCAAATTATTCCccttttttaaatcctttttagAAGCAAGCCAGCCAATGACTATACAAAGTGGGAAGGGCCAGACAACAACTCATTCATCTCAGCTTTTGTCAGTGTGAAATAAAATGGGTGTGTGGGGGTGGCTTACTGACAGTATTCTACAACTTTGACATGAAAACTTctcatattctttatttttgtgcttggCAACGATGCTAATTGACAAGACTAGGGTGAATTGCAGCCTGACAAGTCTTTCTGCaggtttttatgtttgttttgggtgtgtgttggtttttctgtttggttggttggttggttgttttaaCAATGTTATAACTAAAACCTGCCTCTACCACCATATTTGAATCTTTGGCTATTGTCTTTTGCAAAGGTTTTTGAgactttggttttttttgactctctttcttctcccccccccctccaggtATAGAGGAAGCAGACCTAGAAACAGTAGCTCAGTAGTTATGCTTTTCAGTCCCTGCAGGCAAAGGACTGGggaattgcttctttttttcttttttttttttccctttacaaaaAAGGAGCTCTACATTTTGTGTCACAAACGCTctggaagaaacaggaaagagcttcttttcaaaatgagaagttgttttatttagctTTAGTGTGTTTGTCAGGGTAAGCAGCCAGGATGCTGCTCACCATGCTTTCTGAGGtgctctccctttttttcctctctttcttttttaatgctttggCTGTAACATCATTGCTTACTACTACTTCTGCTGACATTTTGCACAAACAAGTGGTGAATACAGGACATTTGGTTATTCTAAACACAAGAACACGGCCAGACTGATTTCTATGCatgatgcaaacaaaaaaagaaagggaattgATGACCTTATTGGGCACCTATGCCTAAGCTTTATTAAAGTATCGTGTTTTAAAATCTCATCTATAGTAttccttttccttgcagaaataaGATGATAATGTGGACAGTTGCATAACTCCTGCAGTTAAAGAGCACAAACACTTCCGAGGTATTTACAAAAGATGGCAGGCCAAATACATTAATCAGAAAGAACCTCATGTTTTAGGAAGATTAGATACCGAGCTCCTCATAGCTCCTGAAAGCAAATGTGTGCTTAGAGCAGTAAAGGGACACTTAAGCATGTTACTGCAATGTTTGTCACATACATCCTcgtgaaaatatttcatgtacaAGAGATTCCAAAGTGATTCACTGAGCTTCAGTAATTTTAAAGATTACTCGGAATGTCAATAACAGCCTCTGacttctcctctctctctctctgaatgCTGAAAACAGTTGGGGCTGTCTGGTTTTTCCTATTACTGTAGGGAACTTGTTACCTAAGGCTTGCATTCCATTCTGACAATTCCCCTGACCCGGCAGGGAAAACAGGTGTCACCAAATTTAAAGTGGAGGTGGATTCTCCCTTGGTGTGACCCTGATGATAAATAATACAAACAACAGTAATGACCGGAGGACATTTCACCTCTTTGGCCTTCCACACTCACAGACAGACACGCACAGAGCAGACACATTGCTGCTACTGCGTTGGATGAGCTTTAGCCTACCTGTTCTGGTGGTCTTTTCCTAAAATACTAGCATCTGAAATATACTGTGACATGCTTTCTCTCCTACCCCTTCTCTCTGACCAAGATCAGAGAGATTAGCAAGTCTCGGAAGAGCCTTCCTTTCCAAATCCTCCAAAGAGTCTCTGAAAGCAGTGGGGCATTGTGTTGCTTACAGCTGCGTGCACTCACCATCTCTCCTCacctttccccttcccacagCCCAAATCTTATCCTACCAGCTCAGGAGCTACACTGTTGTTATAGGGGATGCAGCACACAGTTTTCTTCATACATAAAACTCCTTTCTGCACAGCCAGAATGTGATTCTTTAAGGCAATTGTCACACAATTTGCCTCAGATGTgctgtttcctttctccctgTAATCATCATCACCAGCACTGATTAGCTTTCATTAATAACTTCCTCTTTTACTCAAAACAGTTAATGATGGTCTCACAAGCCCAAATACGGAGCCATTGCAAAGGTTTTTCCAAGTATAATTTCCCTCACTTACAAATAAGTATTTTTGGCTTAGAGCTACAGGTGAAATCTATTCAACGCCGGGGGCACACAGCTTCACGGGGCATCACCTGATTGCCCACCAAATCAAAGGGTTTCTGAAGGACAGACAGCAGCTTGGAAAGCTGTGGAATCAGCCTTGTAGGATTTGTGTGTTTtctattcttatttatttatttatttatttcttccaagaaCAGGCTAGGCTGTCATGATTAAGTTATACTTGAAATTGTGTATGACGATTGCTTGAGCTCTGCTTTCAGGCCTTATAATATAGATATGTGatcttttagtttgtttgtaCTGAATATGGAGGTAAGAACACCCAGGAACTTAACGGGGCTTGTAACTTGTTATTCTTCTTGTCAGCTAGGAACACCACCAGGACAGTGACCTTCTCCAAAGTGGCCCCACACAGCTTGTGGCTCTGCAGAATACAGCCAAAAGGCAGAACAGGAGAGCATGAGAAAGTTAAGTACTCACAATCACTGAAACTTTGCTGTTTGTTACcctatttaaatgcatttgaaacTGTATGTCTTTGCCTATCAAAGCTCAGtttctgttaatttcttttcatgtaatGTCTGCATGGAGAATGTTTCCAGAAGTTATCATTGTCAGCCTAAGCCTACTACAAAGGAGCACATTTACAGTAATCTCTCCCcagataaaacataaaaagtttCTTCAGGTAGTTTCTCTAAGTACTTAAACAATCCCCTCTCTTAACTGTCTTAACATTTATCTGTATCACCCAGTGGGGAAATAATACGAAAACTATGAAAGTCAAAATCAGAAGCTATATTTAGCCTCTGGCTTAAAACCTCTTGTCCACAATCCAGGAGAGCAGCCTAATAGAGGCAAGAAAAGAATCCAAATCCCATAGACATTCAGATTCCTTAACTACAAACACATTCTTCCACATCCTGTAGCTGCTTGCCTGCTCACAGCATTTTCTGCACCAAAGGAAGGAGAACGGTCCAGGCTCCAGCCCTCACGAACAATTGATTTTTGCTCTCTTAATGAAGCACAggagcaaaacaaaccaaaaaaatatttgtgacttATATCAAAGGACACTTTGAGAATGACCTGAGTTTGGATCAACTGCAATCAGAACTGGGTTACTATTTTCTGAGCTGGAAAAACACCACCCTTAACATTGCTAACACAGAATCAGATATGTGATTCTATGCTTCCAAGTTATTAAGGGATACAAGGAGGAAATTAACATCCTATATTCAGCCTGAatcccttgctgctgctttcttgaCTCAAGCCTTGGTCCTAAAGTGCTTGCATTGCAACGCTGTCCTGGGAAGGCATGCCCAGAAGAGACAGTTTCTGCAATCGGTTTGGTCCATGTGTAGCTCCTGGTGCCCACCAGGCACCCCCGTTCCCCATTCCTGGCCTAGGAAATGGGGGTGCACGGTCCCGTTAGGCATCCATGCACAGTCTGAGCTCGTCTCTGAACTCTGACTCTTCATTTACACTTTGCCCAGCAATTTTGTTCCTGGTGTGCTCGTTTGCTTCTCAAACACTTCTTTTCCTAAGATGCTGCTAAGTCACCCTGCCCACGTAACTCTTGTCTCCCCGGAATTCTGCTGAGCCACGTCCCTTCTGCATGTAGCAGCCGGGACGCTGTGATATGGCCTCTAAGTAGCCAAGAATAAATGGAATAAATGGAATCTTATTATTCTCCCACCAGAGACCAGCAAATGCACTGCTAAATCATTCCAGCGGCTCGCCTTTTTAGAGATAAGGATACATCAGATTCCCACAACAGCTCTGCTCGGGGATGGAATGATGTCTGCAGAATGAATAGCAAGCTTACAGCTCCATCTGGTGAGTCAGCTAGCCAGCAACCTTGGCATGCtggaattaaaatacatttaaaaaaaaaataaaaaaatccctcaacTGAATTACTCACACAACCTGCATTTACAGGACTTATTTccaaaatagaagaaatgaaTAGTTTGTCCAAAGAATAAGAACTGGAATATAATTACTGTCTATTCAgaagttaccaaaaaaaaaaaaaaaaggaaatgcaactGTCTCCATACAGCAGTTGCTCTGACACCAGCTTAATGTTAGGTCAATACCATCATAACTGTCCcacattttttgttgctgtatatttttttctatttaccaGAGTGGTTTACATTTACAGGTAATTTTTGAGTTCCAGTGATAAAAGAAGACTACATCAGAGATAGAACAGGCGTTGTGAGAATTGTGTAGAACAGCTGACAAAGatgaaagacatggaaaaaaaaaatctgtatcaaGTTAAAGGCAGGCTTTTTCTCACTGCTAATGTCCATCTGACCTTTGTAGAATTTATagattttttaataatagtttGAGAATGGTATTGTAGTCTTCCAAATCCAACTCCTCATGAAAAAATAtcccccaaaacaaaactctgGGTCCCAAATGCTCATCCGTGTTCCGAATTGTAATGCCATATGCAGGATGCCTTAGCTAGCACAGGAATAAGGCCACTAACACTAAGTCCTTTTAGATACCTCCTCAGGCCTGTTCTATTTTCAGATCGACTCATTGGCAGAGCCCAGAAAGTAATTTTAGAAGAAACCTCTGTGCTATACTAAGTGAGATTCCATTAGTCAGTCCCTCTGTGCTAAAACTATTAAACTAAACTAgcaaaactaattaaaaaaaataggaaaaaaaagttccacTACTAGCATCAGAGATTTAACTAGTTCTGGCCAAAAGAAGACAGCTCGGTGAAAGTATTTAAATGATGATAATAAACATTGCAAAtatcctgttgttttttttcttgttcagcaggaggaagaagcgTCTGACCCACGTTTGTCTTTCAACTCCAGGAGCATGTAGTGCTGTCACAGAGTGCTTTTCATCCTCAGAGCCTTCTATGGAGATTAATTCTCCCAGCACCAAGAGAGGTAAGCCAGATATACTCGTGTCTGGGAGAAAAATGTGTCCAATGCTAACACAGGCTCAGGGTTGAAAAATGGAATTAGAATACAATGTGTCACGGCTGCTAGTCTTGACTCTGGATGCTGTTAATTCTAATTTAGAAAGAACTTTGCAAAATGTGTGCTTTCCAGCAGTGCCCCATTGCAACATCCTCTCATTTTGCAGTTCAGAGGAGCATGCTACATAAAACATGGTTGCTGCCAAGGGGGTAGGTGTAGTCCTAGCTGCAGGACCAAAGAAAGGGTGAGGAATGCACTCAGAAAATGTTGTTCttgctttgaattttatttctagGATACAAACTTCTCTCCTGAGCTTATGCAATGGCTGAGAGACTTAGCTCAGCATGAGGTACAAGGCGGATTTGTTTTTACACATATCATCATTTTAGAAGGCCCATTATGTATCTgaactttcttctttgttccttGCTATAAAACGACAATAGCTCTC
The sequence above is drawn from the Cygnus olor isolate bCygOlo1 chromosome 25, bCygOlo1.pri.v2, whole genome shotgun sequence genome and encodes:
- the SOST gene encoding sclerostin, producing the protein MQISWAVCSVCVLIQIAFRSVEGWQVFKNDATEIIPEITENTETPMEQAYSNNNTMNQAKHGGRHVQQAPDPNDASDFSCREMRTTRYLTEGPCRSIKPVKELVCSGQCVPSHLLPNSIGRGKWWRQNALDYRCIPAHTRTQRIQMACPEEETRTYKFRAVTACKCKRYTRYHNQSELKDFGKETARPQKNKKPRLSRARSSKSNQHELENAY